A single window of Streptomyces aquilus DNA harbors:
- a CDS encoding MFS transporter, with protein MSHTASTQHRPVTPARRTAMRPQAGARRHGIGFGLVAFAFLTAMAFSTVPTPLYPLYMARDGFSTFMVTVVFAVYAVGVVVSLLLAGHVSDWVGRKKILLPALALELLAAVLFLTGTALPVLLAARFITGLGVGMITATATAHLQELHAAHRPQASTQRFELVSTGANIGGLGVGALVAGLLAQFVAVPLHTPYLVFAVLLVLALVAVALAPETVEEQFVRPSYRPQRISLDHGDRAGYLVAAAGAFASFAVFGLFTSVAPGFVAGSLHHPSRALAGAIVFMVFGGAATAQSLTSRLSTAAKSRLGQAAQAVGVVTLVAGMHTADLAAFLAGGVIAGIGAGVLFKASLGTVAALAVPEHRGEALAGLFLIAYLGLTLPAIGIGVATLGFSSVTVMTWFAGILLAVLAVLALSGRRASAR; from the coding sequence ATGAGCCACACGGCGTCCACCCAGCACCGGCCCGTCACCCCGGCCCGCCGCACGGCGATGCGGCCCCAGGCCGGCGCCCGGCGCCACGGCATCGGCTTCGGCCTCGTCGCCTTCGCCTTCCTCACCGCGATGGCGTTCTCCACCGTTCCCACCCCGCTGTACCCGCTGTACATGGCACGCGACGGCTTCTCCACCTTCATGGTCACCGTCGTGTTCGCCGTCTACGCGGTCGGCGTCGTCGTCAGTCTGCTGCTGGCCGGACATGTCTCCGACTGGGTGGGCCGCAAGAAGATCCTGCTGCCGGCGCTCGCGCTGGAACTGCTCGCCGCGGTCCTCTTCCTCACCGGCACCGCGCTTCCGGTACTGCTGGCCGCCCGCTTCATCACCGGGCTGGGGGTCGGGATGATCACCGCCACCGCCACCGCCCACCTCCAGGAACTGCACGCCGCTCACCGTCCGCAGGCATCGACCCAGCGCTTCGAGCTGGTGTCGACCGGCGCGAACATCGGCGGCCTCGGTGTCGGCGCCCTCGTCGCCGGACTCCTCGCCCAGTTCGTCGCCGTGCCCCTGCACACCCCGTACCTCGTCTTCGCCGTCCTGCTGGTGCTCGCGCTGGTCGCCGTCGCGCTGGCGCCCGAGACGGTCGAGGAGCAGTTCGTGCGGCCCTCCTACCGCCCGCAGCGCATCAGCCTCGACCACGGCGACCGGGCCGGCTACCTCGTCGCCGCCGCGGGTGCCTTCGCCTCCTTCGCGGTCTTCGGCCTGTTCACCTCCGTCGCCCCCGGTTTCGTGGCCGGCAGCCTGCACCACCCCTCCCGGGCGCTGGCCGGAGCGATCGTCTTCATGGTCTTCGGCGGCGCGGCCACCGCGCAGAGCCTGACCTCACGCCTGTCCACCGCGGCGAAGAGCCGGCTCGGGCAGGCCGCACAGGCGGTCGGCGTGGTGACGCTCGTCGCCGGTATGCACACCGCCGACCTGGCCGCCTTCCTCGCGGGCGGTGTGATCGCCGGGATCGGGGCAGGCGTGCTGTTCAAGGCCTCCCTCGGCACCGTCGCCGCCCTGGCCGTGCCGGAGCACCGCGGCGAGGCGCTGGCCGGTCTGTTCCTCATCGCCTACCTCGGACTGACCCTCCCGGCGATCGGCATCGGGGTGGCCACCCTCGGCTTCTCCTCGGTCACGGTCATGACCTGGTTCGCCGGCATCCTCCTCGCCGTGCTCGCCGTGCTCGCCCTGTCGGGCCGCCGCGCGAGCGCTCGGTGA
- a CDS encoding response regulator transcription factor, whose product MRAEARKVAVVGDCPLLRSGVAQAIEGADGLTLVLATRSADEAARVLTAGDVALVDLQLTPVCLAQVVGRLAGGGVAVLVFCSARENNAVPAMRAGARGCLSRQADEPELLAAVRLVADGCSYVSADLAVRPDTEPSCHVTHRERQILELIAHGETDHAIAARLGISEHTVHSHLDRLRDKVGSRRRADLTRFALTHDIIPAASWQG is encoded by the coding sequence ATGCGGGCGGAAGCGAGGAAGGTCGCCGTCGTAGGCGACTGTCCGCTCCTCCGCAGCGGCGTGGCCCAGGCGATCGAAGGCGCCGACGGGCTCACGCTCGTCCTCGCCACCCGGTCCGCCGACGAGGCGGCGCGTGTCCTCACCGCCGGTGACGTCGCTCTCGTGGACCTCCAGCTGACGCCCGTCTGCCTGGCCCAGGTGGTGGGGCGGCTCGCCGGCGGCGGCGTGGCGGTCCTGGTGTTCTGCTCCGCGCGGGAGAACAACGCCGTGCCCGCGATGCGCGCGGGCGCCCGCGGCTGCCTCAGCCGTCAGGCCGACGAGCCCGAACTGCTGGCCGCCGTCCGGCTGGTGGCCGACGGCTGCTCGTACGTCTCCGCTGATCTCGCCGTACGACCGGACACCGAGCCCTCGTGCCATGTCACGCATCGCGAGCGGCAGATCCTGGAACTGATCGCGCACGGCGAGACCGACCACGCCATCGCCGCCCGGCTCGGCATCAGCGAGCACACCGTCCATTCCCATCTGGACCGGCTGCGCGACAAGGTCGGCTCCCGGCGCCGGGCCGACCTGACCCGCTTCGCCCTCACGCACGACATCATCCCCGCGGCCTCCTGGCAGGGGTAA
- a CDS encoding M6 family metalloprotease domain-containing protein encodes MSGIFGDTLTFHQEEGGAVELVAFGDDKYARYETVDGYSVVYDADRGAYCYAETDSAGPGRRFVSSGVPLSQPPPEGLPRHLREGQVYRREVFKDRVLRTIPEEERAHLDPDTLLTFGPVKGLLPGDALTAGDVQGLTILVDFPDTATDVTVDDVSALLNSPNFTANGNRCSVKEFFRTMSTGKLRFTNTVVGPFRMSRPRLAYGLKQHRGELVPEALQAAADAGVDFSRFDSLDRGIVDSVCIMYAGQTEFREDLWPHNSRFPAQIGDVRTDFYTVTSIGDTAADLSIGTFCHESGHLLCRWPDLYDYGTVEREGDDFTSAGMGTYCAMSAGDHLGDGFLPSAVCVYLRRLVGWTKDVDISAPGEYEAVQGEYDKALIYHNPQRKNVEYYLVENRSRLGFDSRLTSSGLAVYHCDIKGSNEFQQGNQVRHYQCALLQADGHLDLETGLNFGDGGDLYGPIAGTALSHGSHPASLWWDGSESGLTLSRIGAPGEVITFSTGEQGVSGAQITGRSAPGAEIPDENTGGLTDSIVLDGAGTVRDLTVSIDIEHARIGDLRVVLLAPSGRRAVIHNRTGGDTKNLRLTLTSQPPSLLAPLIGDAVTGSWQLKVTDAVEGSAGMLRSWEIGIRTGT; translated from the coding sequence ATGAGTGGCATCTTCGGTGACACGCTCACCTTCCACCAGGAGGAGGGCGGCGCCGTCGAGCTCGTCGCCTTCGGTGACGACAAGTACGCGCGGTACGAGACCGTCGACGGCTACTCGGTCGTCTACGACGCCGACCGGGGCGCCTACTGCTACGCGGAGACCGACAGCGCCGGCCCCGGACGCCGGTTCGTCTCCAGCGGCGTTCCGCTGTCCCAGCCCCCGCCCGAGGGCCTGCCCCGGCATCTGCGGGAGGGCCAGGTCTACCGGCGGGAGGTCTTCAAGGACCGGGTGCTGCGGACGATCCCGGAGGAGGAGCGGGCCCACCTCGATCCCGACACCCTGCTCACCTTCGGCCCCGTCAAGGGCCTGCTGCCCGGCGACGCCCTGACGGCGGGCGACGTACAGGGCCTGACGATCCTGGTCGACTTCCCGGACACGGCGACGGACGTCACGGTGGACGACGTCTCCGCCCTCCTCAACAGCCCGAACTTCACGGCGAACGGCAACCGTTGCTCCGTCAAGGAGTTCTTCCGCACCATGTCGACGGGCAAGCTCCGCTTCACCAACACGGTCGTCGGCCCGTTCCGCATGAGCCGGCCGAGGCTGGCGTACGGACTCAAGCAGCACCGGGGCGAACTCGTGCCGGAGGCACTACAGGCGGCCGCGGACGCCGGCGTGGACTTCAGCCGCTTCGACTCCCTCGACCGCGGCATCGTCGACTCGGTGTGCATCATGTACGCCGGGCAGACGGAGTTCCGCGAGGACCTGTGGCCGCACAACTCCCGCTTCCCCGCCCAGATCGGCGATGTGCGCACGGACTTCTACACCGTCACCAGCATCGGCGACACGGCCGCCGACCTGAGCATCGGCACCTTCTGCCACGAGAGCGGACACCTGCTGTGCCGCTGGCCCGACCTCTACGACTACGGAACCGTCGAGCGCGAGGGAGACGACTTCACCAGCGCGGGCATGGGCACCTACTGCGCCATGTCGGCCGGGGACCATCTGGGCGACGGGTTCCTGCCGTCCGCGGTCTGCGTGTACCTGCGCCGGCTCGTGGGCTGGACGAAGGACGTCGACATCTCCGCACCCGGCGAGTACGAAGCCGTGCAGGGCGAGTACGACAAGGCGCTCATCTACCACAACCCACAGCGCAAGAACGTCGAGTACTACCTGGTCGAGAACCGCAGCAGGCTCGGCTTCGACTCCCGGCTGACCTCCAGCGGACTCGCGGTCTACCACTGCGACATCAAGGGGTCGAACGAGTTCCAGCAGGGCAACCAGGTACGCCACTACCAGTGCGCGCTGCTCCAGGCGGACGGCCACCTGGACCTGGAGACCGGGCTGAACTTCGGTGACGGCGGCGACCTGTACGGGCCGATCGCGGGCACCGCGCTCTCGCACGGCAGCCACCCCGCGTCCCTGTGGTGGGACGGCAGCGAATCCGGTCTCACCCTCTCCCGGATCGGCGCCCCGGGCGAGGTCATCACCTTCAGCACCGGCGAACAGGGCGTCTCGGGCGCGCAGATCACGGGACGGTCGGCCCCGGGCGCCGAGATCCCGGACGAGAACACCGGCGGACTGACCGACTCGATCGTCCTGGACGGCGCGGGCACGGTCCGCGACCTGACCGTCTCGATCGACATCGAGCACGCCCGCATCGGCGATCTGCGGGTGGTGCTGCTGGCGCCGTCGGGCCGCCGGGCCGTGATCCACAACCGTACGGGCGGCGACACCAAGAACCTTCGTCTCACCCTGACCTCACAACCGCCGTCGCTGCTGGCGCCGCTGATCGGCGACGCCGTGACCGGCAGCTGGCAGCTCAAGGTCACGGACGCGGTCGAGGGCTCCGCGGGCATGCTGCGCAGCTGGGAGATCGGCATCCGCACCGGCACCTGA
- a CDS encoding S8 family serine peptidase codes for MDRKKLEELFYGKGPRPVPWATDCPIRFDALLALAHPPEDATEPREDLILAINEEHGVQQILQSFRDLHIMGDTQPIASGSFIAAKLTLREVVQTVLPKTNLNRVIRDVNKLARKLGGAGVADALREDDPGTAGPGAVRQRASDVHDNSARRQERTRHQRWFLRLLAAIVAESNPALVGKRPSDKAVCAEVAGMLTGVRLEEADTEPSVDPGAHGVLDRRQRYPILSVTANRQASSAVVRSRATIKADAAEQVFSVDCSAIGWAVVDSGIDARHPAFYDWDTTTKPEPMPLRSRIPRAFNFVGVRRTLSLDALNDGRIDWPEALPYAEIDLAQVTATAQPSVVPRYQQYTTPVDPHGTHIAGIIGGWWPRPEEEFRGICPRIQLYDFRVLGDTGTGDEFSIVTALQAVRYINEQAGRFVIAGVNLSLSVPHDVASHSTGWTPVCIECDRLVRSGVVVVAAAGNSGYAGAVHTLGKDYRGASISDPGNAESVITVGSTHRSNPHRHGVSYFSSRGPTGDGRPKPDLLAPGEDIDGPVPDQGIAALHGTSQAAAHVSGAAAMLLARNRELIGRPEQVKRILCGTATDLGRERHYQGSGLVDVLRAMQSV; via the coding sequence ATGGACCGAAAGAAGCTCGAAGAGCTCTTCTACGGCAAAGGTCCCCGGCCCGTTCCCTGGGCGACGGACTGTCCCATAAGGTTCGACGCCCTGCTGGCCCTCGCGCACCCGCCCGAGGACGCGACGGAGCCACGCGAGGACCTGATCCTCGCCATCAACGAGGAACACGGTGTCCAGCAGATCCTTCAGAGCTTCCGGGACCTGCACATCATGGGCGACACCCAGCCGATCGCGTCCGGCAGCTTCATCGCGGCGAAGCTGACGCTGCGCGAGGTCGTCCAGACCGTGCTGCCGAAGACCAACCTCAACCGTGTCATCCGCGATGTGAACAAGCTGGCGAGGAAGCTGGGCGGCGCCGGCGTCGCGGACGCGCTGCGGGAGGACGACCCGGGCACCGCAGGGCCCGGCGCGGTCCGGCAGCGGGCCAGCGACGTGCACGACAACTCTGCCAGGCGCCAGGAGCGCACCCGGCACCAGCGGTGGTTCCTCAGGCTGCTGGCCGCCATCGTCGCGGAGTCGAACCCGGCGCTGGTCGGCAAACGGCCGTCGGACAAGGCGGTCTGCGCCGAAGTGGCCGGGATGCTGACCGGCGTCCGTCTGGAGGAGGCGGACACCGAACCCTCCGTGGACCCGGGGGCCCACGGCGTCCTCGACCGCCGGCAGCGGTATCCCATCCTCTCCGTGACGGCCAACCGGCAGGCGTCCTCGGCCGTCGTGCGCTCCCGGGCCACCATCAAGGCCGACGCCGCCGAGCAGGTCTTCTCCGTGGACTGCAGCGCGATCGGCTGGGCCGTCGTCGACAGCGGCATCGACGCCAGGCACCCCGCCTTCTACGACTGGGACACCACGACCAAGCCGGAGCCGATGCCGCTGCGCTCCCGCATCCCGCGCGCCTTCAACTTCGTCGGCGTCCGCAGGACCCTGTCCCTCGACGCGTTGAACGACGGACGGATCGACTGGCCCGAGGCCCTGCCGTACGCCGAGATCGACCTCGCCCAGGTCACCGCCACGGCACAGCCTTCCGTGGTGCCGCGCTACCAGCAGTACACGACCCCGGTCGACCCGCACGGCACCCACATCGCCGGGATCATCGGCGGCTGGTGGCCGCGTCCCGAGGAGGAGTTCCGCGGCATCTGCCCGAGGATCCAGCTGTACGACTTCCGGGTCCTGGGCGATACGGGGACGGGGGACGAGTTCTCCATCGTGACGGCCCTTCAGGCCGTGCGGTACATCAACGAACAGGCCGGAAGGTTCGTCATCGCGGGGGTCAATCTCAGCCTGTCGGTGCCGCACGACGTGGCGAGCCACTCCACCGGCTGGACCCCGGTGTGCATCGAGTGCGACCGCCTGGTCCGCTCCGGTGTCGTGGTCGTCGCCGCGGCCGGCAACTCCGGATACGCGGGAGCCGTGCACACCCTGGGCAAGGACTACCGCGGTGCCAGCATCTCCGATCCCGGGAACGCCGAGTCCGTCATCACGGTCGGCTCCACGCACCGCAGCAATCCGCACCGCCACGGCGTCAGTTACTTCTCCAGCCGCGGCCCCACCGGCGACGGCCGCCCGAAGCCCGACCTGCTGGCGCCGGGCGAGGACATCGACGGGCCCGTGCCCGACCAGGGCATCGCCGCGCTGCACGGCACCAGTCAGGCGGCGGCCCATGTGAGCGGGGCGGCCGCGATGCTGCTGGCCCGCAACCGGGAGCTGATCGGGCGCCCGGAGCAGGTCAAGCGGATCCTGTGCGGGACGGCGACGGACCTGGGCCGGGAACGGCACTACCAGGGGTCCGGCCTGGTCGACGTCCTGCGTGCCATGCAGTCCGTCTGA
- a CDS encoding ComEC/Rec2 family competence protein yields the protein MFTFDFLNARHGDSFLVRWGANERVMLVDGGPSQVYETSLRDRLTHLPPDGAGAPRIDVVCLSHVDDDHAVGLLKLLGQIQHAREDQEPDPFAVQRVWFNSVEELVDRDEPGLSASAQELVDRASTESSAVRASYNQGRALRDAAAKLGLAGNRPIDGPLITGEETTLDHLHVTVVAPDATALEELTERWLKARELQDPGVITSAYSDGSIPNLSSIVLLLTHQGRTALLTGDARGDRILDGLRATGLLDDTGPLHVDLLKLPHHGSDRNVESDFFEQIHADHYVISADGVKHHHPSEDTLRMLVDSRDRDDPYTIHLTNRIGFADDTLAELHAHRSFTVNERSPEDPALVIEIGDEP from the coding sequence ATGTTCACCTTCGACTTCCTCAACGCCCGGCACGGCGACTCCTTCCTGGTCCGGTGGGGGGCGAACGAGCGGGTCATGCTCGTCGACGGCGGGCCGAGCCAGGTCTACGAGACGTCCCTGCGCGACCGTCTGACACACCTGCCGCCGGACGGCGCGGGCGCCCCGCGCATCGACGTCGTCTGCCTCTCCCACGTCGACGACGACCACGCGGTCGGGCTGCTCAAGCTGCTCGGTCAGATCCAGCACGCCCGCGAGGACCAGGAACCCGATCCCTTCGCCGTGCAGCGGGTCTGGTTCAACTCCGTGGAGGAACTGGTCGACCGGGACGAGCCGGGGCTCAGCGCCTCCGCCCAGGAACTCGTCGACCGCGCTAGCACCGAGAGCAGCGCGGTGCGGGCCAGCTACAACCAGGGCCGGGCGCTGCGGGACGCGGCGGCCAAGCTGGGCCTTGCGGGCAACCGGCCCATCGACGGCCCCCTGATCACCGGCGAGGAGACGACCCTCGACCACCTGCACGTCACCGTGGTCGCCCCGGACGCGACCGCACTGGAGGAGCTGACGGAACGCTGGCTCAAGGCACGCGAGCTCCAGGACCCGGGTGTCATCACCTCGGCCTACTCCGACGGCTCCATACCCAACCTCTCCAGCATCGTCCTGCTGCTGACACACCAGGGCCGGACGGCCCTGCTCACCGGGGACGCCCGCGGCGACCGCATCCTCGACGGGCTGCGCGCCACCGGACTCCTGGACGACACGGGTCCGCTCCATGTGGACCTGCTGAAACTCCCCCACCACGGCAGCGACCGCAACGTGGAGAGCGACTTCTTCGAGCAGATCCACGCCGACCACTACGTGATCTCGGCCGACGGCGTGAAACACCATCACCCCAGCGAGGACACCCTGCGCATGCTGGTCGACTCCCGCGACCGCGACGACCCGTACACCATCCATCTGACGAACCGGATCGGCTTCGCCGACGACACCCTCGCGGAGCTGCACGCCCACCGGAGCTTCACGGTCAACGAGCGCTCGCCGGAGGACCCGGCCCTGGTCATAGAGATCGGTGATGAGCCATGA